GGAGCGGTTCTTGTAGAAAAGCACTTTATACTTGACAGGAGTATGGGGGGTCCAGATAGTGCCTTTTCATTAGAGCCTGATGAGTTCAAAGCTATGGTAAAAGCAATAAGAGAGGTGGAAAAAGCTTTAGGTCAGGTGAGCTACCAATTAACGGAAAGACAGGAAGAGATGCGCAAGTTTGCAAGAAGCCTGTTTGCCGTAAAGGATATAAAGGCGGGGGAAGTGATAAATGAGGAGAACATAAAAAGCGTAAGACCGGGTTATGGCTTGCATCCAAAACATCTCAAGGATGTCTTAGGTAAAAGGGCGAGGGTTGACATACCAAAGGGAACACCATTAAAATGGGAGTTTTTAGAATGAGATTTTTAGAAGGCAAGTCCATCCTTATCACGGGAGGTACTGGCTCTTTTGGTAGAGCTTTTGTGAAGTTTGTCCTGCGTCATGCAAACCCTAAAAGGTTGATAATTTTTAGCAGAGACGAGTTTAAACAGTGGCAGCTTCAGAAGGAATTTCCCGAAAGTGATTACCCTCAAATGAGATTCTTCCTTGGGGACATAAGGGACAAAGATAGGCTGAGGCTTGCTTTTGAAGGCGTAGATTATGTGGTACACGCTGCTGCTCTCAAGCATGTTCCTACGCTTGAATACAATCCCTTTGAGGCTGTAAAGACCAACATCCTTGGAGCCCAGAACATTATAGAGGTGGCTATAGAAAAGGGGGTTAAGAAGGTGGTGGCTCTCTCCACCGACAAGGCTGTGAGTCCAGTAAACCTTTACGGAGCTACCAAGCTTACAATGGAGAAGCTTTTGGTAGCAGGTAACGCCTATGTAGGCACAAAAGACACTTCCTTTAGCATAGTCAGATACGGTAATGTGGTAGGCAGCAGGGGAAGCGTGGTGCCTCTTTTTCTGAAACTTGTATCTGAAGGATGCAGAGAACTGCCCATAACTGACGAGAGGATGACACGCTTTTGGATAACTCTTGAAGAGGGTGTAAGACTTGTTCTTTTTGCTCTTGAGGAGTCTATTGGTGGTGAAGTCTTTGTTCCAAAACTTCCCAGCGTGAAGGTGGTAGACTTGGCAAAAGCCATATGCCCAGACTGCGTTTTTAAAATCATAGGCATAAGACCTGGAGAAAAACTTCACGAAAGTCTTATAGCTGAAGACGAAGCAAGGGATGTGAGGCTGGTGCAGCACCAAGGTAGAACTTACTATGTATTACTTCCCACCTTTTCCTTTGAGAGTAAAAAAGCCATAGAGAAATGGAGGGGATACTCCAAGATGCCTGAAGGCTTTTTTTACAGAAGTGATAAAAATGACTGGTGGCTGAGTGCTGAAGAAATTAGAGAGCTTTTAGAAAAAGCTAAAGAGGATATAGCTTACTCCAATGATTCCTTACGGTAGGCAATACATAGATGAGGAAGATATAAGGTCGGTAATAGAGATACTACGCTCGGATTTTATAACGCAGGGTCCAAAAGTAGAGGAGTTTGAGAGGGCATTAGCCGAGTATTGCGGTGCCACATACGCAGTAGCTTTCAACTCTGGTACATCTGCGCTATACTGTGCATACAGAGCATTGGGCATAAAGGAAGGAGACAGCTTTATAACCACACCCATAACCTTTACGGCAACAGTTTCTATGGGTGTTATGCTTGGAGCAAAACCCATCTTTTGCGATGTAGAAGAAGATACTGGTAATATGGATGTAAACTTACTGGAAGAATTAATTACCCAAAATACAAAGCTTGTGGTACCAGTTCACTACGCAGGACATCCTGTGAATATGCAAAAGCTATGGGAGATAGCACAAAGGCACAACCTATGGGTGGTAGAGGATGCCTGCCACGCCTTAGGCTCAAGTTATAAAGGATACAAGACTGGTTCTTGCAAGTATTCTCACATAACCGTATTTAGCTTCCATCCTGTAAAACACATAACTACCGGAGAGGGTGGAGCAGCACTTACCAACGACAGAGACCTTTACGAGAAACTCCTTCAGTGCAGGAATCATGGCATAAGGAGAGGTGAGGATTGGGAATACTCGGTGGAGTTTCCCTCTTTTAACTTCAGAATTACGGATATACAGTGTGCCTTAGGGCTTTCTCAGCTTAAAAAGCTAAGCACATTTGTAGAAAGAAGGAGGAAGGTGGCAGAGTTTTACAAAAGCAGACTGTCAAACAATCCTCACCTGGACCTTCCTGTTGAAAAACCTTACGCTTTCCACTCTTACCATCTTTTTCCTATAAGACTGAGAGATGAAAAAAGGCGCAGAGAAGTCTTTAGAAGACTGAGGCAGTCAGGCATTTTTGTCCAGGTGCATTACATACCTGTCTATTGGCATCCCTTTCTGAACTATCCAAAAGGGCTTTGTCCTGTAGCAGAGAGATTTTACTCAAAGGAGGTCAGTTTACCCATCTACCCGTCAATAAAAGATGAAGAGCTTTATTATGTGGTGGAAAAACTGGAGGAGATTTTGAGTGATTGAAAAGTTTGTATTGGGAACGGCCAATTTTGGCATGAAGTACGGTATAGCTTTTAAAGGCAGAGTAGAACACGGCGAAGCTATGAGAATACTGGAAAGATCCCAAGAGGCAGGTATATGGGGTGTAGATACTGCTATGGTGTATGGGTCTGCGGAGGAGGTCCTGGGAGAATTTTTTGAGAGAAAAGGCAAGACTTTCCGTATCATAAATAAACTTCCCCACAAAAATTACACAAGTGAGGCTCAAATATACAGCACTGTTAAAGAAAGTTTAAAAAAGTTAAAAGTGGATCACATTGATTTTTTACTTCTACACTCTTATAAAACTTTTAAAAGCCATCCAAAACTTGTGATTGACGCCTTAAGAAACTTAAAAAATGAAGGAATTATAAAACATTACGGCATATCTGTATACCATCCTCAGGAATTTATAGATTTTTACACCTTTTGTGGTGAATCTGTAGCCGTAGAATTTCCTCTTAATGCGTTTGATAGGAGATTCACCAAGTATCTTAGAGAATGGAAATCAGAGGGCTTTATCCTCTTTGCAAGGTCGGTGTTCCTGCAGGGTCTTTTTTTCCTCAAAAGATTTGAGGGGAACTTTAAAAAGGTGGAGAGTAAGGTTAAAGCTTTAAAAAAGCTTGCAGAAGGTCTTGGTATGGACCTTCCCTGCTTACTCCTTTCTTTCGTTGCGAGTTTTGAAGAGCTGGACGGTATAGTGGTGGGTGTTGATGGACTTTCTCAGCTTGAAATGAACATCAGATGTTTAAGAGAGCTTACCAAGCTGAACCTTGAAGGCTTCGAGGTTGATGATGAAGACATAATACTCCCCTACATGTGGGATAGTTGACAAAAACACACTAAAGAAATATTATAAAAATGATTTAAGTTTGGAGGTAAGGGACATGTTCAGCGAAAACCTTCTTTCTGCAAGGTCTCTTGAGTACCTAAAAAAGGCTAAGGAGATAGCCAGGTCTTACAAAGACAGCAGAGTGGATACTGACCATCTCATGCTGGCTCTTTTATCGGATGAAAACTCACCTCTTTCTAAGTACTTAGAGAAGATGGGAATAGATAGGAAGGAGTTTTACAGGAGGGTTTCTGAGTATTTGGGAAAACTTAGGGAGCAGGTGGAAAAGGCTTCACAGCAAGAAGCACAGCATCTTATTGACCTCAGAAGCAAGATTATGCAGATAAAGTCCGATATAGGCACCCTTCAGGTGGAGCTTGAAAAAATAAAAAGGTCAAAGGAAGAGCTGCAGAGGGAGATGGAGAGGGCAAGAAGGTACGGAGATTACTGGGGCTTGCAGAGCCTTCAGGTGGAGTATGCAAGGCTGGAAAGCATAGAAAGGCAGTATAGAAGCCAGCTTGAAAGCGTAGAGAGAAGCCTCTCTACAGTATTTAAACAGGGAGATGTTAAAGCTTTTCTTGATAACAAGCTTACCATAGACGGGCTAATAAGGAAAGCCTTGGAGGATAGCGCACTTTTAAAACAGGTAAAAGAGCTTGGTCTTTCTCCAGACAGGGTAAAGGATATGATTGCCAAGAGAGTGTTTGGGAAGGAGCCTACCTTTGACTATTCGGAGAACTTGGTAAAGGTTATAGAAAATGCCCAAAACAAGGCTCTGCAAGAAGGGTTAGCTCAGGTGGAGCCTTATCACATAACTTCTTCACTCATAGAAGCAAAGGAAACCATAGGAGGTAAATTATTAGAAGATGTAATAGGAGGTGAAAAGATGAAGGATGTTACGGAGCAGCTAAAAGAAGAAGAAAAATCGCCTCTGGAGAGGTTTGGGGTGAGTTTGACCAACATGGCAAGGGAGGGGAAACTGGACCCTGTTGTGGGAAGGGAGAAGGAGATCAATCAGGTGATTGAGGTGCTTTTGAGAAGAACTAAGAACAATCCCGTGCTTGTAGGTGATCCTGGTGTAGGTAAAACCGCTATAGTGGAGGGCTTGGCTCAGAGGATAGTGGCAAAGGAAGTGCCTGTAGAGCTTCAGGATAAGGAGATCATCGCCATAGATATGGCTTCTTTGTTGGCAGGGTCTAAGTATCGCGGAGAGTTTGAGGAAAGGCTTAAAAAGCTTCTTGAAGAGATAAAGCAGAAGGGGAATATTATCCTCTTTATAGACGAGATACACACAGTGGTAGGTGCAGGAAAGGCAGAGGGTGCGGTGGATGCCAGCAACATGTTAAAACCTCCCCTTGCAAGAGGTGAGATAAGAGTCATAGGAGCAACAACGGTGGACGAGTACAGAAGATACATAGAGAAAGACCCAGCTTTGGAAAGGCGCTTTCAACCCATATATGTGGATGAGCCTACGGAAGAAGAGACCATAGAGATCCTCAAAGGATTGAGAGCTAAACTTGAACAGCACCACAAAGTAAAAGTGTCAGACGAGGCTATAGAGGCTGCGGTCAAGCTTACCAAAAGGTATGTGACCTTTAGAAAGCTTCCTGACAAAGCCATAGATGCCCTTGATCAGGCAAGTGCAAGGAAAAAGCTATCAGTTGTTTCTGTGCCTCCAGAGGTGCAGGAACTGGAAAGAAGGATAAAGGCGTTGGATGAGGAGGTGCAAAAAGCATACCTTGAAGGCAACTACGAAAAAGAAGCACAGCTAAAAATAAAAAAGGTGCAACTTGAGAAAGAAAAGCAGGATTTGCTAAGCAGGCTTGGTAGCACGGACCTAAAAATTCAGGAGATAAAGAGGCGGATAGAAGAGCTTGAACAGGAGATCCTGAGGCATTCCGAAAGGGGTGATTACGAAAAAGAGGCACAGCTTAAGATAGAAAAGGTAAAGCTGGAAAAGGAACTAAAGGAGCTAGAGAGCAAAAAGGCTCAGGCTCTGGTGGTAGATTGGGACGATGTAGCTCAGGTAGTATCCGATTGGACGGGAATTCCTGTGTCTAAACTTAAAGAGGAGGAGATGCAAAAACTCCTGAGGCTTGAGGAGGAGCTTCACAGAAGGGTTATAGACCAAGAGCACGCTGTAAAGGCTGTGGCAGAAGCCATAAGAAGGGCAAGGGCTGGACTCAAAGACCCCAAAAGACCCATAGCCACCTTTCTCTTCTTGGGACCTACGGGAGTAGGAAAAACGGAGCTTTCCAAGGCTTTGGCAGAGCTTCTCTTTGGAGACGAGGAGGCTCTCATAAGGCTTGATATGTCGGAGTTTAAAGAAGAGCACAGCGTTGCAAAACTCATAGGTGCACCACCTGGCTATGTAGGCTATGAAGAAGGCGGAAAGCTAACAGAAGCAGTAAGGAGAAAGCCTTACTCGGTGATCCTGCTGGACGAGATAGAAAAGGCTCATCCTAGGGTTTTTGACCTCTTTCTGCAGGTATTTGATGATGGAAGACTAACAGACTCTCACGGAAGGACCGTTGATTTTAGGAACACTGTCATAATAATGACCTCCAACATAGGCTCTCAGTATCTTTTAGGCATATCTGTTGATGGTGACGAAGAGTTTTTGCAGAGCGAGTTTGAAAGAGCAAAAACAAAGGTGCTGGAAGAGTTAAAGTACTTCTTCAGACCGGAGTTTTTAAACAGGATAGATGAAGTGATAGTTTTTAAGCCTCTCACCATGAAGGAGCTTCTCCAGATAGTGGACCTTCTGGTGGCATCGGTAAACAAGCGTCTGGAGGAGAGAAACATAAAACTTATCCTTAGCCAAGAGGCAAAGAGAGAGCTGGCAAGGTTAGGGTATGACCCTGCCTACGGCGCAAGACCCCTGAAAAGGGTGCTGCAGAGGTACTTAGAAACACCCTTAGCGGATAAAATCATAAAGGGTGAAATAAAGGACGGCTCCACTGTGAAGGTGGAATATAACGAAAATGGGTTTTCTTTTGTAAGCGTTTAATCTTCTCTACCTCGCACTATGAGCTTTAGAGGGGAGTACCTGATGCCCAGATACTCCCTCAGCCTCCTTACAAAGAATGTTCTATAGCTCTCCCTCCAGCCGTCTGGATAGTTGGTTATTATGGCTATCGTGGGAGGTTTTGCCTCCTCCTGATGAGCGTAATAGACTTTAACTTCTCTCCCTTTGTGCAAAGGCGGTGCCTTCTCTTTGAGTACTTTTTGAACAGCTCTGTTTATAAAAGATGTTTTGTGTTGCTTAGTGTAGTCCTGATAAACCAAGATGGCGTTGTCAAGTATGTCTTGAATTCCCTCTTGCCTTATGGCAGAGGTAAACACAATGGGAGCAAAATCAAGAAAGTGAAGCTCTTTCCTTATGTAATCCTGCGCCTGCTCTTTGGTTGCCTTCACAAGGTCAAACTTATTTGCCACTATCACGCATCCCTTAAACCTTCTCTCTATCAGTCCGGCTATTTTTTTATCCTGGTTTGTTATACCTTCTGATATGTCCAGCACCAAGCACACCACATCCGACATCTCTATTGCCTTTATGGACCTGCCTACCGCAAAAAACTCAACACCATACTCTACCTTTGGTCTCCTTCTTATACCTGCAGTATCTATAAGAACAAACTCCTTACCTTTATACTCAAAAGGCACCTCCACCGCATCCCTTGTAGTACCTGCCACCTCAGACACTATAACCCTTTCGCTCCCCAGAATAGCGTTTATCAGAGAGGATTTGCCCACATTAGGTCTTCCTACAAAGGATACCTTTATACCACTATACTCAAGCTTTACAGGCTCGTCTGGGAGAAGAGAATGCAGAGCATCCAGAAGTTCAGCCACACCTATCCCATGCTGTGCGGATACGGGGAAAACCTTTTCAAAACCCAATGCGTAAAAGTCATAAACATTCTTTTGAAGCTTTTCACTGTCTATTTTATTGACTACGAGAAATACCTTTTCTCTGTAAGGATAAAGCATTCTGGCTATGTATTCATCTCCTGCTGTTATACCTTCCCTTCCATCTACAACAAAGAGGATCACCTGAGCCTCGGAAAGTGCCTTCTTGACTTGTTTTTCCACCTTTTCTGACATTTCTTCACCCCCTTCAAAAATGCCACCTGTGTCTGCCACCATAAACTTCTTGTCCTTCCAGGAAGCTTCGGACTCTATAATGTCTCGCGTAACGCCAGGGATGCCGTGTACTATACTCTTCCTCCTGCCTACTATCCTGTTAAAGAGGGTGGATTTACCCACATTTGGTCTTCCAACTATAAGAACCTGGTTTTTCATCTTTCTTTAAAGAGCGCTCAGCAACTCTTTGGTGTAGGGATGGTCAGGATAGTCAAAGATGCTAAAGACATCTTTCTGCTCCACCACCTGCCCATCTTTTAAAACTATCACCCTATCTGCCACTTCAGCCACAACACCAAAGTCGTGTGTCACTATTATCACAGCCTTTCCTCTCTCTCTGAGACGCCTAAAAAGGGCAAGTATCTTCTCCTGCACCGATACATCAAGCGCGGTAGTCGGCTCATCAGCCAGCACTACCTCTGGGTCGCATACGGTAGCTATTGCTATGCAAACTCTCTGTTTCATACCACCAGAGAGGTGATGAGGATACAGGCGATAAACTCTCTCTGCATCCTCTATGCCTGCATCTTTTAGTGCCTGCAAAGACTTTTGTTTAGCTCCTTTCTTTCCAAAGTGGGCAATGTAAGCCTCCTCTATCTGAGTGCCTATCTTAAAAAGAGGGTCAAGGTAAGCGGAAGGCTCTTGAAAAACGGTAGAGATGTATCTTCCCCTTAGCTTTCTATATTCTGATTCTGCAAGTCCCAGAATTTCTTTACCTTTGAACTTTACGCTCCCAGAAACCTTAGCGTACTTTGGCAAAAGACCCATTATTGAGGCAAGAATGGAGGATTTTCCAGAGCCAGACTCTCCCACTATACACAGAACTTCCCCAGCATCAATGCCAAAGCTCACATCCTTTAAAATGTGTTTTTCACCATACCAAAGGTTTAGGCTCTCCACTTCAAGTAGCATTTATCACACTTTCAAAAACAGGTTTTATCCTGTCATAAAGTTCATAAAGGTCCTGAGAAATAACCTTGGTCTCGGAAAGTACAGGCATAAAGTTAGTATCACCGTTCCATCTTGGCACTATGTGGAGGTGTATGTGGTCTTCAAGCCCAGCTCCAGCAGACCTCCCAAGATTGTATCCTAAGTTAAAACCGTGCGGTTTTATGCATATCCGAAGAGTCCTTATGCACGCCTTTGTAAGCTTGTGCATCTCCAAAACAGTTTCATCATCAAGAGAGAGTATATCACCCATGTGCTCTATAGGTGATACCATAAGGTGTCCGGCATTATAAGGATACTTGTTAAATATTACAAAAGCCCTCCTCCCCCTGTGTAAAACTAAGAACTCTCTCCATCTTTCCTCAGGTTGCCTTACAGCCTCGCATAGGAAACACTGGGTAATTTGATCTATGTTTTCCACATACTTGGTTCTCCAAGGTGCCCAAAGCATCTTCACAGCCTTAAGAGCCTCCTTATAGCTTTTTCCACATCCTCTTCAGAAGGAAGATAGTCATGTCTTTCCAGCTCCATGGTGTCTCTGAAGTAAAGCACAGTGGGAAAGGCATAAACTCCTAAGTCTTCCGCACTAGTATTTTTTGTCGCATCCATATAGTAAAAGTTAATCTTGTCTC
The DNA window shown above is from Hydrogenobacter thermophilus TK-6 and carries:
- the der gene encoding ribosome biogenesis GTPase Der, which codes for MKNQVLIVGRPNVGKSTLFNRIVGRRKSIVHGIPGVTRDIIESEASWKDKKFMVADTGGIFEGGEEMSEKVEKQVKKALSEAQVILFVVDGREGITAGDEYIARMLYPYREKVFLVVNKIDSEKLQKNVYDFYALGFEKVFPVSAQHGIGVAELLDALHSLLPDEPVKLEYSGIKVSFVGRPNVGKSSLINAILGSERVIVSEVAGTTRDAVEVPFEYKGKEFVLIDTAGIRRRPKVEYGVEFFAVGRSIKAIEMSDVVCLVLDISEGITNQDKKIAGLIERRFKGCVIVANKFDLVKATKEQAQDYIRKELHFLDFAPIVFTSAIRQEGIQDILDNAILVYQDYTKQHKTSFINRAVQKVLKEKAPPLHKGREVKVYYAHQEEAKPPTIAIITNYPDGWRESYRTFFVRRLREYLGIRYSPLKLIVRGRED
- the pseB gene encoding UDP-N-acetylglucosamine 4,6-dehydratase (inverting) codes for the protein MRFLEGKSILITGGTGSFGRAFVKFVLRHANPKRLIIFSRDEFKQWQLQKEFPESDYPQMRFFLGDIRDKDRLRLAFEGVDYVVHAAALKHVPTLEYNPFEAVKTNILGAQNIIEVAIEKGVKKVVALSTDKAVSPVNLYGATKLTMEKLLVAGNAYVGTKDTSFSIVRYGNVVGSRGSVVPLFLKLVSEGCRELPITDERMTRFWITLEEGVRLVLFALEESIGGEVFVPKLPSVKVVDLAKAICPDCVFKIIGIRPGEKLHESLIAEDEARDVRLVQHQGRTYYVLLPTFSFESKKAIEKWRGYSKMPEGFFYRSDKNDWWLSAEEIRELLEKAKEDIAYSNDSLR
- a CDS encoding aldo/keto reductase, which translates into the protein MIEKFVLGTANFGMKYGIAFKGRVEHGEAMRILERSQEAGIWGVDTAMVYGSAEEVLGEFFERKGKTFRIINKLPHKNYTSEAQIYSTVKESLKKLKVDHIDFLLLHSYKTFKSHPKLVIDALRNLKNEGIIKHYGISVYHPQEFIDFYTFCGESVAVEFPLNAFDRRFTKYLREWKSEGFILFARSVFLQGLFFLKRFEGNFKKVESKVKALKKLAEGLGMDLPCLLLSFVASFEELDGIVVGVDGLSQLEMNIRCLRELTKLNLEGFEVDDEDIILPYMWDS
- a CDS encoding HIT family protein: MKMLWAPWRTKYVENIDQITQCFLCEAVRQPEERWREFLVLHRGRRAFVIFNKYPYNAGHLMVSPIEHMGDILSLDDETVLEMHKLTKACIRTLRICIKPHGFNLGYNLGRSAGAGLEDHIHLHIVPRWNGDTNFMPVLSETKVISQDLYELYDRIKPVFESVINAT
- a CDS encoding AAA family ATPase; this encodes MFSENLLSARSLEYLKKAKEIARSYKDSRVDTDHLMLALLSDENSPLSKYLEKMGIDRKEFYRRVSEYLGKLREQVEKASQQEAQHLIDLRSKIMQIKSDIGTLQVELEKIKRSKEELQREMERARRYGDYWGLQSLQVEYARLESIERQYRSQLESVERSLSTVFKQGDVKAFLDNKLTIDGLIRKALEDSALLKQVKELGLSPDRVKDMIAKRVFGKEPTFDYSENLVKVIENAQNKALQEGLAQVEPYHITSSLIEAKETIGGKLLEDVIGGEKMKDVTEQLKEEEKSPLERFGVSLTNMAREGKLDPVVGREKEINQVIEVLLRRTKNNPVLVGDPGVGKTAIVEGLAQRIVAKEVPVELQDKEIIAIDMASLLAGSKYRGEFEERLKKLLEEIKQKGNIILFIDEIHTVVGAGKAEGAVDASNMLKPPLARGEIRVIGATTVDEYRRYIEKDPALERRFQPIYVDEPTEEETIEILKGLRAKLEQHHKVKVSDEAIEAAVKLTKRYVTFRKLPDKAIDALDQASARKKLSVVSVPPEVQELERRIKALDEEVQKAYLEGNYEKEAQLKIKKVQLEKEKQDLLSRLGSTDLKIQEIKRRIEELEQEILRHSERGDYEKEAQLKIEKVKLEKELKELESKKAQALVVDWDDVAQVVSDWTGIPVSKLKEEEMQKLLRLEEELHRRVIDQEHAVKAVAEAIRRARAGLKDPKRPIATFLFLGPTGVGKTELSKALAELLFGDEEALIRLDMSEFKEEHSVAKLIGAPPGYVGYEEGGKLTEAVRRKPYSVILLDEIEKAHPRVFDLFLQVFDDGRLTDSHGRTVDFRNTVIIMTSNIGSQYLLGISVDGDEEFLQSEFERAKTKVLEELKYFFRPEFLNRIDEVIVFKPLTMKELLQIVDLLVASVNKRLEERNIKLILSQEAKRELARLGYDPAYGARPLKRVLQRYLETPLADKIIKGEIKDGSTVKVEYNENGFSFVSV
- the pseC gene encoding UDP-4-amino-4,6-dideoxy-N-acetyl-beta-L-altrosamine transaminase; the protein is MIPYGRQYIDEEDIRSVIEILRSDFITQGPKVEEFERALAEYCGATYAVAFNSGTSALYCAYRALGIKEGDSFITTPITFTATVSMGVMLGAKPIFCDVEEDTGNMDVNLLEELITQNTKLVVPVHYAGHPVNMQKLWEIAQRHNLWVVEDACHALGSSYKGYKTGSCKYSHITVFSFHPVKHITTGEGGAALTNDRDLYEKLLQCRNHGIRRGEDWEYSVEFPSFNFRITDIQCALGLSQLKKLSTFVERRRKVAEFYKSRLSNNPHLDLPVEKPYAFHSYHLFPIRLRDEKRRREVFRRLRQSGIFVQVHYIPVYWHPFLNYPKGLCPVAERFYSKEVSLPIYPSIKDEELYYVVEKLEEILSD
- a CDS encoding ABC transporter ATP-binding protein — translated: MLLEVESLNLWYGEKHILKDVSFGIDAGEVLCIVGESGSGKSSILASIMGLLPKYAKVSGSVKFKGKEILGLAESEYRKLRGRYISTVFQEPSAYLDPLFKIGTQIEEAYIAHFGKKGAKQKSLQALKDAGIEDAERVYRLYPHHLSGGMKQRVCIAIATVCDPEVVLADEPTTALDVSVQEKILALFRRLRERGKAVIIVTHDFGVVAEVADRVIVLKDGQVVEQKDVFSIFDYPDHPYTKELLSAL
- a CDS encoding thioredoxin family protein, encoding MFEGFEEITDKELYDKAVAGDKPAVVIFTKPDSSQNETFYHVLSKFQKLYGDKINFYYMDATKNTSAEDLGVYAFPTVLYFRDTMELERHDYLPSEEDVEKAIRRLLRL